From the genome of Rathayibacter sp. VKM Ac-2759, one region includes:
- a CDS encoding histidine phosphatase family protein encodes MSHYIYLVRHGEQQDAEHGLPDGPLSARGERQARLIAERLGGVPFTGAWHSPLRRAEETAARFQAVLPGLAIEPSSLLFDCIPSGPTPDMPRSFEPFFGSVTPAEIEAGHAQMQDAVAEFLAPSREDRHDLLITHNFVIGWFVRHVFDAPDWRWLGVNQANCGLTIIRVRSRKPPVLVVHNDLAHLPVELRTGLPEVQPY; translated from the coding sequence GTGTCCCACTACATCTACCTCGTCCGCCACGGTGAGCAGCAGGACGCCGAGCACGGACTCCCGGACGGTCCGCTCTCGGCGCGGGGCGAGCGTCAGGCGCGACTGATCGCCGAGCGCCTGGGCGGCGTGCCGTTCACCGGGGCGTGGCACTCGCCGCTGCGCCGTGCGGAGGAGACCGCCGCGCGCTTCCAGGCCGTCCTGCCGGGGCTCGCCATCGAGCCGTCGTCGCTGCTGTTCGACTGCATCCCCTCGGGCCCCACCCCCGACATGCCGCGCTCGTTCGAGCCGTTCTTCGGCAGCGTGACCCCCGCCGAGATCGAGGCCGGGCACGCGCAGATGCAGGACGCGGTCGCCGAGTTCCTCGCCCCGTCGCGGGAGGACCGTCACGACCTCCTGATCACGCACAACTTCGTCATCGGCTGGTTCGTCCGCCACGTCTTCGACGCGCCGGACTGGCGCTGGCTGGGCGTCAACCAGGCGAACTGCGGTCTCACGATCATCCGGGTGCGCTCCCGGAAGCCCCCGGTGCTGGTCGTGCACAACGACCTCGCCCACCTCCCCGTGGAGCTGCGCACCGGCCTGCCCGAGGTGCAGCCCTACTGA
- a CDS encoding aldo/keto reductase, producing the protein MTDPTPLATELETPPPFRTLGRTGLPIHPLALDGSVFGWATAIDDTTEALDGFAALGGTLISTADHYATGRSEYMIGRWLEASGVRDRMLVATKVGRHPDAPGLAAAEVTAAVQGSLERLGTRIDLLSFDSEDPEVPIEESLAAVAPFLADGSVGALGAAHFSGAALAEAEEAARTLGLPPFSVVIAEYNLMERSSYESDVAPEVERQGLATLARLPLASGYLTGRLRHRSDEPESVMFEAALDYIGRHGNRVLGVLDEVAEAHGSNPGTIALAWVLSHQEVAAAVIRARGTADLESVFGAAAIPLTRSDIAQLDRASA; encoded by the coding sequence GTGACCGACCCGACGCCCCTGGCCACCGAGCTGGAGACGCCTCCTCCGTTCCGCACTCTCGGCCGAACCGGCCTCCCGATCCATCCGCTGGCCCTGGACGGCTCCGTCTTCGGCTGGGCCACGGCGATCGACGACACGACGGAGGCCCTCGACGGCTTCGCCGCGCTCGGCGGCACCCTGATCTCGACCGCCGACCACTACGCCACGGGGCGCAGCGAGTACATGATCGGCCGCTGGCTCGAGGCGAGCGGTGTCCGCGATCGGATGCTGGTCGCCACCAAGGTCGGCCGTCATCCCGACGCACCTGGGCTCGCCGCCGCCGAGGTGACCGCCGCCGTGCAGGGCTCCCTGGAGCGGCTCGGCACCCGGATCGACCTGCTGTCCTTCGATAGCGAGGACCCGGAGGTGCCGATCGAGGAGAGCCTCGCCGCGGTCGCGCCGTTCCTCGCCGACGGCTCCGTCGGTGCCCTCGGTGCCGCGCACTTCAGCGGCGCGGCCCTCGCCGAGGCCGAGGAGGCCGCGCGCACCCTCGGCCTGCCTCCGTTCTCGGTCGTCATCGCCGAGTACAACCTGATGGAGCGCAGCTCCTACGAGTCCGACGTCGCCCCCGAGGTCGAGCGCCAGGGGCTCGCGACGCTCGCGCGCCTCCCGCTCGCGAGCGGCTACCTCACGGGCCGCCTGCGCCACCGGTCGGACGAGCCGGAGTCGGTCATGTTCGAGGCGGCGCTCGACTACATCGGCCGGCACGGCAACCGCGTCCTCGGCGTCCTCGACGAGGTGGCGGAGGCGCACGGCTCGAACCCGGGCACGATCGCGCTCGCCTGGGTCCTCTCTCACCAGGAGGTGGCCGCCGCCGTCATCCGGGCGCGGGGGACCGCCGACCTCGAGTCGGTCTTCGGCGCCGCAGCGATCCCGCTCACCCGGAGCGACATCGCGCAGCTCGACCGCGCCTCGGCCTGA
- a CDS encoding TIGR01777 family oxidoreductase codes for MSDSSARHSDHDGEGATAGSARRSHRSTEPRPSVLPDAATDPQPPRRLRVLISGASGMIGSELTAQLRADGHEIFRLVRHAPTSPDEFHWAPTSHMLDFSVLDRVDAVINLSGASISRLPWTSSYKREILDSRVKATQTITDAMRMATTPPTILLNASAVGYYGDRPGEELTEESARGEGFLADVVESWEQAAHLAPETTRVVTFRTGLVLGQGGALKPLLPLTRFGLAGPLGSGEQFWPWISLYDEAAAIRHLLTSTLSGPVNLAGPAPATANEVMRTLAEQLHRPFKLAVPEKIIELALRDAGHELLLSSQQLVPQRLIDDGFAFRHGTVAEALGWVLN; via the coding sequence ATGAGCGACTCATCCGCACGCCACTCCGATCACGACGGAGAGGGCGCGACCGCCGGATCCGCACGCCGGTCCCACCGCTCCACCGAGCCGCGCCCGTCGGTGCTGCCGGATGCCGCGACCGATCCGCAGCCGCCCCGGCGCCTCCGCGTGCTGATCTCGGGAGCGAGCGGGATGATCGGCTCCGAGCTGACCGCCCAGCTGCGCGCCGACGGCCACGAGATCTTCCGCCTCGTGCGCCACGCCCCGACCAGCCCGGACGAGTTCCACTGGGCGCCGACGTCGCACATGCTCGACTTCAGCGTGCTCGACAGGGTCGACGCGGTGATCAACCTCTCGGGCGCCTCGATCAGCCGGCTGCCGTGGACCTCGTCGTACAAGCGCGAGATCCTCGACTCGCGGGTGAAGGCCACGCAGACCATCACCGACGCGATGCGGATGGCGACCACTCCCCCCACGATCCTGCTCAACGCCTCCGCCGTCGGCTACTACGGCGACCGGCCCGGCGAGGAGCTGACCGAGGAGTCCGCGCGCGGCGAGGGATTCCTCGCCGACGTCGTCGAGAGCTGGGAGCAGGCCGCGCACCTCGCGCCCGAGACCACGCGGGTCGTCACGTTCCGCACCGGTCTCGTCCTCGGCCAGGGCGGCGCACTCAAGCCGCTCCTGCCGCTGACCCGCTTCGGCCTCGCCGGACCGCTCGGCAGCGGCGAGCAGTTCTGGCCGTGGATCAGCCTCTACGACGAGGCGGCGGCGATCCGCCACCTCCTCACCTCGACCCTCTCCGGCCCCGTCAACCTGGCGGGCCCCGCACCGGCCACGGCGAACGAGGTCATGCGGACCCTCGCCGAGCAGCTCCACCGGCCGTTCAAGCTGGCGGTACCCGAGAAGATCATCGAGCTCGCCCTGCGGGACGCGGGACACGAGCTGCTGCTCTCGAGCCAGCAGCTGGTGCCGCAGCGCCTGATCGACGACGGCTTCGCCTTCCGGCACGGGACCGTGGCCGAGGCTCTCGGCTGGGTCCTGAACTAG
- a CDS encoding alpha-glucosidase yields MEPLTPTAPWWTSAVVYQIYPRSFADSNGDGIGDLGGVRARLGHLADLGVDVVWLSPIYPSPQHDNGYDISDYQDIDPLFGSLDEFDLLLAEAHERGIRIVMDLVVNHTSDEHAWFVESRSSQEDPKRDWYWWRRGRAAVEQGRALDAASDARLDVAEPNGWRSYFSGPAWTLDPATEEYFLHLFAVQQPDLNWENPEVRQAVHAMMNWWLDRGVDGFRMDVINLVSKDVEAIDGEGGGSGIVGGVGPRLHEYLQEMHRAVFAHRDGAYLTVGEMPGVTLEEAALVTDPERGELDMVFQFEHVGIDHGADKFHPVPLDLVALKANLARWQDGLAEKGWNSLYLNNHDQPRLVSRFGDDGAWRYESATLWATLLHLQRGTPYIYQGEEIGMTNVPFASLDDFRDVESLNYYAEAVDERGEDPEAVLAGLRAQSRDNARTPVQWDAGPHAGFTTGEPWIPVNPNHVEVNVEADRAAERSVFEYYRALIALRHDDETVQLGRFTLLEAEHPRLFAFTRTGRDELLVVGNVSGEPLEVALLEEWAGAETVLGNVRGATGSTLGPWEARILRR; encoded by the coding sequence ATGGAGCCCCTCACCCCGACCGCGCCCTGGTGGACCAGCGCCGTCGTCTACCAGATCTACCCCCGCTCGTTCGCCGACTCGAACGGCGACGGCATCGGCGACCTCGGCGGCGTCCGCGCGCGGCTCGGCCACCTCGCCGATCTCGGAGTCGACGTGGTCTGGCTCTCGCCGATCTACCCCTCGCCGCAGCACGACAACGGCTACGACATCTCCGACTACCAGGACATCGATCCGCTGTTCGGCTCGCTCGACGAGTTCGACCTGCTGCTGGCCGAGGCGCACGAGCGGGGCATCCGGATCGTGATGGACCTCGTGGTGAACCACACGAGCGACGAGCACGCGTGGTTCGTCGAGTCGCGCTCGTCGCAGGAGGATCCGAAGCGCGACTGGTACTGGTGGCGTCGAGGGCGCGCCGCCGTCGAGCAGGGTCGCGCACTCGACGCCGCCTCCGACGCCCGGCTCGACGTGGCGGAGCCCAACGGCTGGCGCTCGTACTTCTCGGGCCCCGCGTGGACGCTCGACCCCGCGACCGAGGAGTACTTCCTCCACCTGTTCGCGGTGCAGCAGCCCGACCTCAACTGGGAGAACCCCGAGGTGCGCCAGGCTGTCCACGCGATGATGAACTGGTGGCTCGACCGCGGGGTCGACGGCTTCCGGATGGACGTCATCAACCTCGTCTCGAAGGACGTCGAGGCGATCGACGGCGAGGGCGGCGGCTCCGGCATCGTCGGCGGAGTCGGACCGCGCCTGCACGAGTACCTGCAGGAGATGCACCGGGCCGTCTTCGCGCACCGCGACGGCGCCTACCTCACCGTCGGCGAGATGCCCGGAGTCACCCTCGAGGAGGCGGCGCTCGTCACCGATCCGGAGCGCGGCGAGCTCGACATGGTGTTCCAGTTCGAGCACGTGGGCATCGACCACGGCGCCGACAAGTTCCACCCGGTGCCGCTCGACCTCGTCGCGCTGAAGGCGAACCTCGCCCGCTGGCAGGACGGGCTCGCCGAGAAGGGCTGGAACAGCCTGTACCTGAACAACCACGACCAGCCCCGGCTCGTCTCGCGCTTCGGCGACGACGGAGCGTGGCGCTACGAGTCGGCGACGCTCTGGGCGACCCTCCTGCACCTGCAGCGCGGCACACCGTACATCTACCAGGGCGAGGAGATCGGCATGACCAACGTGCCGTTCGCGAGCCTCGACGACTTCCGCGACGTCGAGTCGCTGAACTACTACGCGGAGGCGGTCGACGAGCGGGGCGAGGACCCGGAGGCGGTGCTCGCCGGGCTCCGCGCGCAGAGCAGGGACAACGCCCGCACCCCCGTCCAGTGGGACGCGGGCCCGCACGCCGGGTTCACGACCGGGGAGCCGTGGATCCCGGTCAACCCGAACCACGTCGAGGTCAACGTCGAGGCCGACCGGGCCGCCGAGAGGTCGGTGTTCGAGTACTACCGCGCGCTGATCGCGCTCCGCCACGACGACGAGACGGTGCAGCTCGGGCGCTTCACGCTGCTCGAGGCGGAGCACCCGCGCTTGTTCGCGTTCACCCGTACCGGCCGCGACGAGCTGCTCGTCGTCGGCAACGTCTCGGGCGAGCCGCTCGAGGTCGCGCTGCTCGAGGAGTGGGCGGGCGCCGAGACGGTGCTCGGCAACGTGCGCGGCGCCACCGGGTCGACCCTCGGCCCGTGGGAGGCGCGGATCCTCCGCCGCTGA
- a CDS encoding pitrilysin family protein, protein MSNGVALPLEQPETTIGAAGGSLVRRSVLPSGVRILSEAVPGARSATIGFWVAAGSRDEAPARPGVGGAPGTPSNFGSTHFLEHLLFKGTRTRTALDIAVSFDSVGGEHNALTAKEYTCYYAKIQDRDLPMAVEVIADMVTSSLLDPAEFETERGVILEELAMADDDPADAASERLFEAVFGEHPLGRPIGGSAETIGEATRDAVWSHYRAAYRPNDLVVTVAGAVDHEALVALLGRVLAADGWDLETPASPVARRVGGSASFTRGTPLSLVHRPTEQANLLIGFPGLAAADERRMTMGVLNSILGGGMSSRLFQEVREKRGLAYSVYSFAPSYSDAGLFGLYAACTPAKAGTVAELLLSEFSRLAEHGVTADELRRARGQLSGAAALALEDSDTRMSRLGRAELTFGEFVDLDESLRRLSRVSAEDVQALAADLSRGPSSISAVGAVDDSTFAGIAEIESAPAV, encoded by the coding sequence ATGAGCAACGGCGTGGCACTCCCTCTCGAACAGCCGGAGACGACCATCGGGGCCGCGGGCGGCTCCCTGGTCCGCCGGTCGGTCCTCCCGAGCGGAGTCCGGATCCTCAGCGAGGCGGTGCCCGGGGCGCGCAGCGCGACCATCGGCTTCTGGGTCGCCGCGGGCTCCCGCGACGAGGCGCCCGCCCGTCCCGGAGTCGGCGGAGCACCCGGCACGCCGTCGAACTTCGGCTCGACGCACTTCCTCGAGCACCTGCTGTTCAAGGGGACGCGGACCCGCACGGCGCTCGACATCGCCGTGTCGTTCGACTCCGTCGGTGGCGAGCACAACGCGCTCACCGCGAAGGAGTACACCTGCTACTACGCCAAGATCCAGGACCGCGACCTCCCGATGGCCGTCGAGGTCATCGCCGACATGGTCACCTCGAGCCTGCTCGACCCGGCCGAGTTCGAGACCGAGCGCGGCGTGATCCTCGAAGAGCTCGCGATGGCCGACGACGACCCGGCCGACGCGGCGAGCGAGCGCCTGTTCGAGGCGGTGTTCGGCGAGCACCCGCTCGGGCGGCCGATCGGAGGCAGCGCCGAGACGATCGGCGAGGCGACCCGCGACGCGGTCTGGTCGCACTACCGCGCGGCCTACCGCCCGAACGACCTCGTCGTGACGGTCGCGGGTGCCGTCGACCACGAGGCTCTCGTCGCGCTGCTCGGCCGGGTCCTCGCCGCCGACGGCTGGGACCTCGAGACGCCGGCGTCGCCGGTCGCCCGCCGCGTGGGCGGCTCCGCCTCCTTCACCCGCGGCACCCCGCTCTCCCTCGTGCACCGGCCCACCGAGCAGGCGAACCTGCTCATCGGCTTCCCCGGCCTCGCCGCGGCCGACGAGCGCCGGATGACGATGGGCGTCCTCAACTCGATCCTCGGCGGCGGGATGTCCTCCCGGCTCTTCCAGGAGGTGCGCGAGAAGCGCGGGCTCGCGTACTCCGTCTACTCCTTCGCCCCGTCCTACTCCGACGCGGGCCTCTTCGGCCTCTACGCCGCCTGCACGCCGGCGAAGGCCGGCACGGTCGCCGAGCTCCTGCTCAGCGAGTTCTCGCGCCTGGCCGAGCACGGCGTCACCGCCGACGAGCTGCGCCGGGCCCGGGGCCAGCTCTCGGGCGCCGCCGCGCTCGCCCTCGAGGACTCGGACACCCGCATGTCCCGTCTCGGCCGCGCCGAGCTGACCTTCGGCGAGTTCGTCGACCTCGACGAGAGCCTGCGACGGCTCTCCCGCGTCAGCGCGGAGGATGTCCAGGCACTCGCGGCAGACTTGTCGAGGGGGCCGTCGTCGATCTCGGCCGTCGGCGCGGTCGACGACTCGACGTTCGCCGGAATCGCCGAGATCGAGAGCGCTCCCGCGGTCTGA
- a CDS encoding GNAT family N-acetyltransferase, translating into MTTTLLRPGSDHDVDACVRVWIEALAARDGRVPAGTEERARAKLAAPRVSFVVAGDAGTVDGVVLVSAPGSGFAEDPPHAAYLSLLAVRPSAQGRGLARRLLAAAEREAADVADEAVLHVLAGNEAARALYASAGWTPAGEAFPHPLSGAPVIPLRRLLRH; encoded by the coding sequence GTGACCACGACACTCCTGCGCCCCGGCTCCGATCACGACGTCGACGCGTGCGTGCGGGTGTGGATCGAGGCGCTCGCGGCCCGCGACGGCCGCGTGCCGGCCGGCACCGAGGAGCGCGCCCGAGCGAAGCTCGCCGCGCCGCGCGTCTCCTTCGTCGTCGCCGGGGACGCCGGCACGGTCGACGGCGTCGTCCTGGTGTCGGCGCCCGGGAGCGGCTTCGCCGAGGACCCGCCGCACGCCGCCTACCTCTCGCTGCTCGCCGTGCGGCCGTCGGCCCAGGGAAGGGGTCTCGCGCGCAGGCTGCTCGCGGCGGCCGAGCGCGAGGCGGCGGACGTCGCCGACGAGGCCGTGCTGCACGTCCTGGCCGGCAACGAGGCCGCGCGGGCCCTCTACGCGTCGGCGGGCTGGACACCCGCGGGGGAGGCGTTCCCGCATCCGCTCTCGGGTGCCCCGGTGATCCCGCTCCGGCGACTCCTCCGCCACTGA
- the dapB gene encoding 4-hydroxy-tetrahydrodipicolinate reductase, whose amino-acid sequence MTTSVAVVGASGKLGSLTCSLIEASDAFELVARLGSRSDPREMLAADVVVDMTVPAVSQGIVDLAVANGRKVLVGTSGWTGDRIATLRRTVEAQPDAGVVIVPNFSLGSVVATALATVAAQFFDATEIIETHGARKVDSPSGTAVRTAELILQARAERGPVEAPHTDQRARGQQVASIPVHSLRLPGVEARQEVVFGGTGETVTIRHDTSSPASYEAGILRALQAVVTTTGVVVGLDALLDLRAAFDAAPLAARATDEPPVVDDVPSGQAAAATSAP is encoded by the coding sequence GTGACTACCTCCGTCGCCGTGGTCGGCGCGTCCGGCAAGCTCGGCTCCCTCACCTGCTCTCTCATCGAGGCGTCCGACGCGTTCGAGCTCGTCGCGCGCCTGGGCTCGCGGAGCGACCCGCGCGAGATGCTCGCGGCCGATGTCGTCGTCGACATGACGGTGCCCGCGGTCAGCCAGGGCATCGTCGACCTGGCGGTCGCGAACGGCAGGAAGGTGCTCGTGGGCACCTCCGGCTGGACGGGCGACCGGATCGCGACCCTGCGCCGCACGGTCGAGGCGCAGCCCGACGCCGGGGTCGTCATCGTCCCCAACTTCTCCCTCGGCTCCGTCGTCGCGACGGCGCTGGCGACCGTGGCGGCGCAGTTCTTCGACGCGACCGAGATCATCGAGACGCACGGGGCCCGCAAGGTCGACTCCCCGTCCGGCACGGCGGTGCGGACGGCGGAGCTGATCCTGCAGGCCCGCGCCGAGCGGGGCCCGGTGGAGGCGCCGCACACCGACCAGCGCGCCCGCGGCCAGCAGGTCGCGAGCATCCCGGTGCACAGTCTCCGGCTGCCCGGGGTGGAGGCGCGCCAGGAGGTCGTCTTCGGAGGCACCGGCGAGACGGTCACGATCCGGCACGACACCTCGTCGCCGGCGTCCTACGAGGCGGGCATCCTCCGCGCTCTCCAGGCCGTCGTGACGACGACGGGAGTCGTGGTGGGCCTGGACGCGCTGCTCGATCTCCGCGCGGCCTTCGACGCCGCACCGCTCGCCGCGCGCGCGACCGACGAGCCCCCGGTGGTCGACGACGTCCCCTCGGGCCAGGCGGCCGCCGCGACGAGCGCACCGTGA
- a CDS encoding DUF4395 domain-containing protein: MTGSTSPRGLVDPRGPRFAASITAVLLLATVGLGLATPAADGPERLLQPGFLLLLALAALFAWSAARGVGSGPWAVVFRRLVRPRLAPPAEWEDARPPRFAQLIGLIVTGAGVVLHVAGVPGAVPIAAAVAFLAAFLNAAFGLCLGCELYLLLVRARLLGRSAGSRA, from the coding sequence ATGACCGGCAGCACGTCCCCTCGCGGCCTCGTCGACCCGCGCGGGCCGCGCTTCGCCGCCTCGATCACCGCGGTCCTCCTGCTCGCGACGGTCGGCCTCGGCCTCGCGACCCCGGCGGCGGACGGGCCGGAGCGACTCCTGCAGCCCGGCTTCCTCCTGCTGCTGGCGCTCGCGGCGCTGTTCGCCTGGTCGGCGGCGCGCGGAGTGGGGTCCGGCCCGTGGGCCGTCGTCTTCCGCCGCCTCGTGCGGCCGCGGCTCGCGCCTCCGGCCGAGTGGGAGGACGCCCGCCCGCCGCGCTTCGCGCAGCTCATCGGCCTGATCGTGACGGGCGCCGGAGTCGTGCTGCACGTGGCCGGAGTCCCGGGTGCCGTCCCGATCGCCGCCGCCGTCGCGTTCCTGGCCGCGTTCCTCAACGCCGCCTTCGGGCTCTGCCTCGGCTGCGAGCTCTACCTCCTCCTCGTCCGCGCGAGACTCCTCGGGCGCTCGGCGGGCTCCCGGGCCTGA
- a CDS encoding aldo/keto reductase, protein MPRVKVGGARSATLEPVVAHTQRRPLGESTQTLFPLVLDAAAVGRAGSDAPALLERYAAWGGNAVVVSDAGRSTEGASAVGGWLSGRRDRDRLLVIGRFGAPAGGVASPGALVSRVEESLRRLRTDRFDVLAVRPDGAGRLDELLAAVEVLLARGLARSVIASGFAAEELFEARVLAGHGLPRFTAVEVGYSLLERDEAEGDVGLVAAGQGLSLVSTAPLAHGFLRGVARSRRELSRLPDGNRALVHAGRRGRRVLAALDAIGTELSAGPAAVALAWLLARPRLVAATVDPGNASEVDALVRAVSLDLDEGHLAALERARR, encoded by the coding sequence GTGCCGAGGGTCAAGGTCGGCGGAGCTCGCTCCGCGACTCTCGAGCCGGTCGTCGCGCACACCCAGCGCCGCCCCCTCGGCGAGAGCACCCAGACCCTCTTCCCCCTCGTCCTCGACGCCGCCGCGGTCGGCCGCGCGGGGAGCGATGCCCCCGCGCTGCTCGAGCGCTACGCGGCCTGGGGCGGCAACGCCGTCGTCGTGAGCGACGCCGGACGCTCGACAGAGGGCGCTTCGGCCGTCGGCGGCTGGCTCTCCGGGCGCCGCGACCGCGATCGGCTCCTCGTGATCGGCCGCTTCGGAGCCCCGGCCGGAGGCGTCGCCTCTCCCGGTGCTCTGGTGAGCCGGGTGGAGGAGTCGCTCCGCCGCCTCCGCACCGACCGGTTCGACGTGCTCGCCGTGCGCCCCGACGGAGCCGGGCGCCTCGACGAGCTGCTCGCCGCCGTCGAGGTCCTGCTCGCCCGGGGCCTCGCGCGCTCGGTCATCGCCTCCGGCTTCGCCGCCGAGGAGCTCTTCGAGGCGCGCGTACTCGCGGGCCACGGCCTCCCGCGCTTCACCGCCGTCGAGGTCGGCTACAGCCTGCTCGAGCGCGACGAGGCCGAGGGCGACGTCGGCCTGGTCGCGGCCGGTCAGGGCCTCTCGCTCGTCTCGACCGCCCCGCTGGCGCACGGCTTCCTCCGCGGAGTCGCGCGCAGCAGGAGGGAGCTGAGCCGGCTCCCGGACGGGAACCGCGCGCTCGTCCACGCCGGTCGTCGAGGGCGCCGCGTCCTGGCCGCCCTCGACGCGATCGGCACCGAGCTCTCCGCCGGTCCCGCCGCCGTCGCCCTCGCCTGGCTCCTCGCGCGCCCGCGGCTGGTCGCGGCGACCGTCGATCCCGGGAACGCGTCCGAGGTCGACGCGCTCGTCCGGGCGGTCTCGCTCGACCTCGACGAGGGGCACCTCGCCGCCCTCGAGCGCGCGCGCCGCTGA
- a CDS encoding thioredoxin family protein → MDPLVVAAALLALVALATALGLAHRRATGRARSTASLERIDPSGLVDGAVLGGAATVVQFSTEFCTRCPAVRRMLADVARERPGVVHLDVDLTHRADLADRFRVRQTPTLLVLDADGIARSRIGGAPTRAVVLDELDRLETAR, encoded by the coding sequence GTGGATCCCCTCGTCGTCGCTGCCGCACTGCTGGCGCTCGTCGCGCTCGCGACGGCCCTCGGTCTCGCCCATCGGCGCGCGACCGGGCGTGCCCGGTCGACGGCGTCCCTCGAGCGGATCGACCCCTCGGGGCTCGTGGACGGAGCGGTCCTCGGAGGCGCCGCCACCGTGGTCCAGTTCTCGACCGAGTTCTGCACCCGCTGCCCGGCCGTCCGCCGGATGCTCGCCGATGTCGCCCGGGAGCGGCCAGGGGTCGTGCACCTCGACGTCGACCTCACGCACCGCGCCGACCTCGCCGACCGCTTCCGCGTGCGGCAGACCCCGACACTGCTCGTGCTCGACGCCGACGGGATCGCCAGGAGCCGCATCGGCGGCGCCCCGACCCGCGCCGTCGTCCTCGACGAGCTCGACAGACTGGAGACCGCACGATGA